Within Cyprinus carpio isolate SPL01 chromosome A7, ASM1834038v1, whole genome shotgun sequence, the genomic segment TTCAATCATCACTGACCTGAATTTGACATTTGGAGCCGAATTACCCAATACAGAGGACATAAAAAGCACTATTTGGCAAGCCAATGCCACTCTTAATATCACCAGTGTAACAGGTAAGTCAAACAAGCAACATCATTAATGTAATGCCATTCAAAACTATTTAGAATACTTTCTGTATTACTTTGTATtgttattaaactgtttttttttaatcctttaccccccccccctcccaattTTCTACAAATCATCGAAACTCGCACAACAGTAATGGAGCCCACCACCACAACCAGCACCACAACACCTATAACCACACCTACCACAACCACAACCACACCTATTACAATCGGCACCACAACCACCCCTGACACAACAACAACCGCCACCACAACCACACCTGACACAACAACAACCGCCACCACAACCACAcctaatacaacaacaacagccgCCACAACCACACCTAATACAACAACAATCGccaccacaacaacaaccacaCCTAACACAACAACAACCGCCACCACAACCACACCTAATACAACAACAATCGccaccacaacaacaaccacacctaccacaaacacaaccacacctattacaacaacaacaacaaccaacacacctaacacaacaacaaccaccaccacaaccacacctaatacaacaacaaccgccaccacaacaacaaccacaCCTAATACAACAACAACCGCCGCCACAACCACAACCACAcctaatacaacaacaacagccgCCACAACCACACCTAATACAACAACAATCGccaccacaacaacaaccacGCCTAACACAACAACAACCGCCGCCACAACCACAACCACAcctaatacaacaacaacagccgCCACAACCACACCTAATACAACAACAATCGccaccacaacaacaaccacaCCTAACACAACAACAATCGccaccacaacaacaaccacaCCTAACACAACAACAACTGccaccacaacaacaaccacaCCTAATACAACAACAATCGccaccacaacaacaaccacacctaccacaaacacaaccacaccTTTTACAACAACAACCGCCACCACAACCACAACCACACCTAACACAACAACAACTGccaccacaacaacaaccacaCCTAATACAACAACAATCGccaccacaacaacaaccacaCCTAATACAACAACAATCGCCACCACAACCACACCTAATACAACAACAATCGccaccacaacaacaaccacacctaccacaaacacaaccacacctattacaacaacaacaacaaccacacctAATACAACAACAACCGCCACCACAACCACACCTAATACAACAACAACCGccaccacaacaacaaccacaCCTAATACAACCACAACTGCCGCCACAACCACAACCACAcctaatacaacaacaacagccgCCACAACCACACCTAATACAACAACAATCGCCACCACAACCACACCTGACACAACAATCGCCACCACACCTAACACAACAATCGccaccacaacaacaaccacaCCTAACACAACAACAACCGCCACCACAACCACAACCACAACCACAACCACACCTAATACAACAACAATCGccaccacaacaacaaccacaCCTAACACAACAATCGCCACCACACCtaatacaataacaacaacagacaaccttaatacaacaacaaccacaaccaCACCTAATACaacaaccaccaccaccacaacaaccacacccaatacaacaacaacagccaaCCTTAATACaacaaccaccaccaccacaaccacACCTAATACAACAACAACCGCCACCACAACAACAGCCAAACCTAATACAACTACCACCAGCCCTACtataacaacaaaagcaacaacaacaacaactacaactacaacaacaaccaCCACCACACAACTCCAACTACAACAACCACAACATCAACAACTCCAACtacaaccaccaccaccaccacaacaacaactcCAACTAcaaccaccacaacaacaactcCAACTACAACCACCACCACAACAACAGCACCAGCACGTCCTCTGCCAACTGTAGCCATACAGATTGTTATTATAGAGGTTTTTACTCCAGCACTGGCACACCCAGAAACTACAGAATTTAAAGAACTAGCCGCAAGAGTGGAGACTATGGTATGTTTCAAATGGCagaaaaatacagtgatatataTGTAGAAGCATTTGCAAAGatacacattaatattttaaaatatatagattttattttaaacaatagtaAAAAATCTAAAGGAAAATTCTAAACACAGTTTTGTATTTGCCTAAATGTTTTGGGAatgacaaaaacttttttatcaCCCTTGTTCAGTTGTATAGTActctttacaaaaacaataacaacaacaaaacattacctACTTCCATAAAAATTGAattgtttcataaaatattagGAAGCATTCCTAAAACTAACTTTCTGCTTTCACAGTTTGATGAAgtctataaaaaaaagtttgggccTCGTTTCATCAGGACCATCGTGATTGCATTCATGTAAGTAAAAAGTTTGATTCAGTACTTTAAATGATtacttcatttaatttaaactCCATCATGCTTTCAATGTCAGACAGTTTGTGTAATTTTTCATGtcataaaaacttatttatgcatttgattaTACTCACTACTGTCAATGGCACAAAATATGGcaagattttct encodes:
- the LOC109091238 gene encoding LOW QUALITY PROTEIN: mucin-2-like (The sequence of the model RefSeq protein was modified relative to this genomic sequence to represent the inferred CDS: deleted 2 bases in 1 codon) is translated as LQQPHLQLQLRFHLPSLLQKQHKQLNLQLFTTNSSTTATPLPSTVSSTETPQTTEPTTVITTNSPTTATTLPTTVSSTETTQTTEATSVVTTNSPTTATTLPTTVSSTETTQTTEPTTVVTTTSPTTATTLPSTISSTETTQTTEPTTVVTTNSSTTATPLPSTVSSTETTQTTEPTTVITTNSPTTATTLPTTVSSTETTQTTEATSVVTTNSTTSLHTTNTTPNTTQSVFFSFSSDETFVADLETPTSAVYKSREKQVLTELEPLFKNQFPSFISLLVIKFRRGSIITDLNLTFGAELPNTEDIKSTIWQANATLNITSVTVMEPTTTTSTTTPITTPTTTTTTPITIGTTTTPDTTTTATTTTPDTTTTATTTTPNTTTTAATTTPNTTTIATTTTTTPNTTTTATTTTPNTTTIATTTTTTPTTNTTTPITTTTTTNTPNTTTTTTTTTPNTTTTATTTTTTPNTTTTAATTTTTPNTTTTAATTTPNTTTIATTTTTTPNTTTTAATTTTTPNTTTTAATTTPNTTTIATTTTTTPNTTTIATTTTTTPNTTTTATTTTTTPNTTTIATTTTTTPTTNTTTPFTTTTATTTTTTPNTTTTATTTTTTPNTTTIATTTTTTPNTTTIATTTTPNTTTIATTTTTTPTTNTTTPITTTTTTTPNTTTTATTTTPNTTTTATTTTTTPNTTTTAATTTTTPNTTTTAATTTPNTTTIATTTTPDTTIATTPNTTIATTTTTTPNTTTTATTTTTTTTTTPNTTTIATTTTTTPNTTIATTPNTITTTDNLNTTTTTTTPNTTTTTTTTTTPNTTTTANLNTTTTTTTTTPNTTTTATTTTAKPNTTTTSPTITTKATTTTTTTTTTTTHTTPTTTTTTSTTPTTTTTTTTTTTPTTTTTTTTPTTTTTTTTAPARPLPTVAIQIVIIEVFTPALAHPETTEFKELAARVETMFDEVYKKKFGPRFIRTIVIAFIAVARTRAESNVQAEVELVFSEASTEPIPSNTEIVQTLKEAAVNSTAGFNLTLDAATITVIKSVKIIPLTILTNGTFVAVLSNKNSTEFQNRASMIKAGLEPFFLADYPTSFSTISVTNFSDASVKLRSVPTIRNSMDLVFGVDAVLPNSTQIVNTVVRAARNNTLPFQIFTSSIIINGTEFSSGEVSSRVSVLTASVLVAVSLLVPWFNWA